A single Flavobacterium sp. 1 DNA region contains:
- a CDS encoding ATP-dependent endonuclease translates to MLIKAFIELSHAPNTQIILTTHTPSLAGLLPLQSLRFINKEGMVRTVESGTDEVFQKIADTLGLLPDPISKSAKALLLVEGKSDVSFVNHTSQVLKDEGYLTHTFLEKEIAIVPIGGCGNLKHWRTLKLAEQFNIPWCILLDSDKGTVEEAINTTAINELQAQGIKAYVTRKREPENYLHLSILGLPAGSTFTFTETDDAKHLISIQKSKKKDHVLDTYWPNMTAALIREVETYDDNGIERYEFTEMFAEYLSIC, encoded by the coding sequence ATGCTGATAAAAGCTTTTATAGAATTATCACATGCACCTAATACCCAAATCATACTTACTACTCATACTCCTAGTTTAGCAGGTCTTCTACCTTTACAAAGTTTAAGATTTATAAATAAAGAAGGTATGGTAAGAACGGTGGAATCAGGAACTGATGAAGTATTTCAAAAAATTGCTGATACATTAGGACTTTTACCTGATCCCATTTCTAAATCAGCAAAAGCACTTTTATTAGTAGAAGGCAAATCCGATGTTAGCTTTGTTAATCATACTTCGCAAGTATTAAAAGACGAAGGATATTTGACACATACTTTTTTAGAAAAAGAAATCGCAATTGTTCCGATTGGTGGCTGTGGAAATTTAAAGCATTGGAGAACTTTAAAATTAGCAGAGCAATTTAATATTCCTTGGTGCATTCTTTTAGATTCTGACAAGGGAACAGTTGAAGAAGCAATAAACACAACCGCTATAAATGAGTTACAAGCTCAAGGTATAAAAGCTTATGTTACTCGAAAACGAGAACCGGAAAATTATTTGCATTTATCAATTTTAGGGCTACCGGCTGGTAGTACATTCACATTTACTGAAACAGACGATGCTAAGCATTTAATTAGCATTCAAAAATCAAAGAAAAAAGACCATGTACTTGACACATATTGGCCAAATATGACTGCTGCCTTAATTAGAGAAGTAGAAACTTATGACGATAATGGAATTGAAAGATATGAATTTACAGAAATGTTCGCAGAGTATTTAAGTATTTGCTAA